The following are encoded together in the Acidovorax sp. KKS102 genome:
- a CDS encoding peptidylprolyl isomerase translates to MNHRVLALALTAALASLVAQGAAAQGLRPSGASSSGKTGLSSSPSSLTARPAAVPSITLPAPSASTAPRSADFIVAVVNSEPVTNYEVRSRLARAEAQIAKQGGAMPPRDALAREVLERIILEKVQLQQARESGIKVDDYAVSQAEQGVARQNDMTVDELYARLARDGMSKDRFREELRNQLLQQRLREREVEARVKVSDLDVDQFLREEQKGTDVAAMEINLGHVLVVVPENATPAQVAERQARAQRAADKVRAGEDFAAVAREFSDAPEGQRAGGLLGLRPADRYPELFVNSTLGLPVGSIVGPVRSPAGFHVLKVVERVTAGMPTTVVQNHARHILLRTGPQLSEAAAAARLADYRRRVLAGQADFATLAREHSQDGSSKEGGDLGWANPGRYVPEFEQALDALKPGDISEPVVSRFGVHLIQLLERREAKLTQREQRDMARNVVREKKLDEAYATWAQELRGRAYVEYREPPQ, encoded by the coding sequence ATGAATCACCGTGTACTCGCACTGGCCTTGACGGCCGCGTTGGCATCCCTCGTGGCGCAAGGCGCTGCGGCCCAGGGCCTGCGTCCTTCGGGGGCCTCGTCTTCGGGCAAGACCGGGTTGTCCTCCTCGCCGTCGTCGCTGACCGCGCGCCCTGCGGCCGTGCCCTCCATCACCTTGCCTGCGCCTTCGGCCAGCACGGCTCCGCGCTCGGCCGATTTCATCGTGGCGGTGGTCAACTCCGAGCCCGTGACCAACTACGAGGTGCGCTCGCGCCTGGCACGTGCCGAGGCGCAGATCGCCAAGCAGGGCGGTGCCATGCCACCGCGCGATGCGCTGGCACGCGAAGTCCTTGAACGCATCATTCTGGAAAAGGTGCAGCTGCAGCAGGCGCGTGAATCGGGCATCAAGGTCGATGACTACGCCGTGTCGCAGGCCGAGCAGGGCGTGGCCCGTCAGAACGACATGACGGTGGACGAGCTGTATGCGCGCCTGGCCCGCGACGGCATGAGCAAGGACCGGTTTCGCGAAGAGTTGCGCAACCAGCTGCTGCAGCAGCGCCTGCGCGAACGCGAAGTCGAAGCACGCGTGAAGGTCAGCGACCTGGATGTGGACCAGTTCCTGCGCGAAGAGCAAAAGGGCACGGACGTCGCTGCCATGGAGATCAACCTCGGCCATGTGCTGGTGGTGGTGCCTGAAAACGCCACCCCCGCGCAGGTGGCCGAACGGCAGGCACGCGCACAGCGCGCGGCCGACAAGGTGCGCGCGGGCGAAGACTTTGCGGCGGTGGCCCGCGAGTTCTCCGATGCGCCCGAAGGCCAGCGGGCTGGTGGGTTACTGGGCCTGCGGCCTGCAGACCGTTATCCGGAACTGTTCGTGAACTCCACCCTCGGCCTGCCGGTGGGCTCCATCGTGGGCCCGGTGCGCTCGCCAGCGGGTTTTCACGTGCTCAAGGTGGTGGAACGTGTGACGGCGGGTATGCCGACCACGGTGGTGCAAAACCATGCGCGCCATATCCTGCTGCGCACGGGCCCCCAGTTGTCCGAAGCCGCTGCCGCCGCGCGCTTGGCCGACTACCGTCGCCGCGTGCTGGCGGGGCAGGCCGACTTTGCAACACTGGCGCGCGAGCATTCACAGGACGGCAGTTCCAAGGAGGGTGGTGATCTGGGCTGGGCCAACCCCGGCCGGTATGTGCCCGAGTTCGAGCAGGCGTTGGACGCCCTCAAGCCTGGCGACATCAGCGAACCTGTGGTCTCGCGTTTTGGCGTGCACCTGATCCAGCTGCTGGAGCGCCGCGAGGCCAAGCTCACCCAGCGCGAGCAGCGCGACATGGCACGCAACGTGGTGCGCGAGAAGAAACTCGACGAGGCCTATGCCACCTGGGCGCAAGAGCTGCGCGGGCGCGCGTATGTCGAGTACCGCGAGCCACCCCAGTGA
- a CDS encoding LPS-assembly protein LptD, with translation MQNLTSLRARPATAKSARLRPPVPRVLAVGVALAWCGLPLAALAQDAAAPSAWDAPPALRSSPLLQEKIPDAVRSQLPVFVKGDHISGQTDLNALIEGNAELRRGDTVIRADRLDYNVPEDLAKANGKVRINRAGNVYEGTALELRVEAFEGFFSDARYRFLATQAHGDATRVDFVDRYRAVVHNGTYTTCERGNEESWQPDWVLRAATIRIDNEEEVGTAEDAVLEFKGISVLPIPYITFPLSEKRKSGLLPPTIGLDSRDGVTYMQPYYWNIAPNRDATLRAALMTKRGANVGGEFRYLEPTYKGQISADVMPTDRLRDRVRWSFSGKHEGAFDTAIGGLGLNLNLNRVSDDNYWRDFSRATEQLRQRLLPNDAILSWGRNDMSATVRTLKWQTLQDVTSPIVPPYDRMPQVQWRYNPSQLGGGFDASVELDTTRFEAARALTGQPNADRSYAMAQISRPFLSPGGFITPRLQLHATQYQFDSALSNGQRSASRTLPTFSLDSGLVFERDTAYFGRAFLQTLEPRAFYTYTPYRDQSMLPVYDTAANDFNFATIYTENAFGGNDRLADNNLLTLGVTTRMLDPDTGAQAARFGIAQRVRFSDQKVTLPGGTPVSERLSDLLLGAGINWTPQWGFDSTVQYNPKTGQSIRSTIGARYSPSNYRTVSAAYRLQRGTSEQIDIGWQWPLNDLWGDKGKDLGPGRGQGGGRWYSVGRLNYSMKDRKLVDTVVGFEYDSCCWIGRVVLERLQSSVTSSNTRLLFQIEFVGFSRLSLGSSPLDSFKQNVPRYQNLREQVSTPSRFSNYD, from the coding sequence GTGCAGAACCTCACCTCCCTTCGCGCCCGGCCCGCCACGGCGAAGTCTGCACGGCTGCGGCCCCCCGTGCCCCGCGTACTGGCTGTGGGCGTTGCGCTGGCCTGGTGTGGCCTGCCGCTGGCGGCCCTGGCCCAGGACGCCGCCGCGCCCAGCGCCTGGGATGCGCCTCCGGCGCTGCGGTCCTCCCCGCTGCTGCAGGAAAAGATTCCCGACGCCGTGCGCTCGCAATTGCCCGTGTTTGTGAAGGGCGATCACATCAGCGGCCAGACGGACCTGAATGCGCTGATTGAAGGCAACGCCGAGTTGCGCCGGGGCGACACGGTCATCCGCGCGGACCGGCTGGACTACAACGTGCCCGAGGACCTGGCCAAGGCCAACGGCAAGGTGCGCATCAACCGCGCAGGCAACGTCTACGAAGGCACGGCGCTGGAGCTGCGGGTGGAGGCCTTCGAGGGCTTCTTCAGCGATGCGCGCTACCGCTTTCTGGCCACGCAGGCGCACGGAGATGCGACGCGGGTGGACTTTGTGGACCGCTACCGCGCCGTGGTGCACAACGGCACCTACACCACTTGCGAGCGTGGCAACGAAGAAAGCTGGCAGCCCGACTGGGTGCTGCGCGCCGCCACCATCCGCATCGACAACGAGGAAGAGGTCGGCACGGCCGAAGACGCGGTGCTGGAGTTCAAGGGCATCTCGGTGCTGCCCATTCCGTACATCACCTTCCCGCTGTCGGAAAAGCGCAAGTCCGGCCTGCTGCCGCCTACCATCGGGCTCGACAGCCGGGACGGCGTGACCTACATGCAGCCGTACTACTGGAACATCGCCCCCAACCGCGATGCCACCTTGCGCGCGGCGCTCATGACCAAGCGGGGGGCCAATGTGGGCGGCGAGTTCCGCTACCTGGAGCCGACCTACAAGGGTCAGATCAGCGCCGATGTGATGCCCACCGACCGCCTGCGCGACCGGGTGCGCTGGAGCTTCAGCGGCAAGCACGAGGGCGCGTTCGATACGGCCATTGGCGGGCTGGGGCTGAACCTCAACCTCAACCGGGTCAGCGACGATAACTACTGGCGCGACTTCAGCCGCGCCACCGAGCAGCTGCGCCAGCGCCTGTTGCCCAACGATGCCATCCTGTCCTGGGGCCGCAACGACATGTCGGCCACGGTGCGCACCCTCAAATGGCAGACGCTGCAGGATGTCACCTCGCCCATCGTGCCGCCGTATGACCGCATGCCGCAGGTGCAATGGCGCTACAACCCCTCGCAGCTGGGCGGCGGATTCGACGCCAGCGTCGAGCTGGACACCACGCGCTTCGAAGCAGCCCGCGCGCTCACCGGCCAGCCCAACGCCGACCGCAGCTACGCCATGGCGCAGATCAGCCGCCCCTTCCTGTCGCCGGGCGGCTTCATCACCCCGCGCCTGCAGCTGCATGCCACGCAGTACCAGTTTGATTCGGCCCTCTCCAACGGCCAGCGCTCGGCCAGCCGCACACTGCCCACCTTCAGCCTGGACAGCGGCCTGGTGTTCGAGCGCGACACCGCTTACTTCGGCCGGGCCTTCCTGCAGACGCTGGAGCCCCGGGCGTTCTACACCTACACGCCCTACCGCGACCAGAGCATGCTGCCGGTGTACGACACGGCGGCCAATGACTTCAACTTTGCAACCATCTACACCGAGAACGCGTTTGGCGGCAACGACCGGCTGGCCGACAACAACCTGCTGACCCTGGGCGTGACCACCCGCATGCTGGACCCCGACACCGGTGCCCAGGCCGCGCGCTTCGGCATTGCGCAGCGGGTGCGGTTCTCGGACCAGAAGGTGACCTTGCCAGGCGGCACGCCGGTGAGCGAGCGCCTGTCGGACCTGCTGCTGGGCGCGGGCATCAACTGGACACCCCAGTGGGGCTTTGACTCCACCGTGCAGTACAACCCCAAGACCGGGCAGTCCATCCGCTCCACCATCGGCGCGCGCTACAGCCCCAGCAACTACCGCACCGTGAGCGCGGCCTACCGCCTGCAGCGTGGCACCAGCGAGCAGATCGACATCGGCTGGCAGTGGCCGCTGAACGACCTGTGGGGCGACAAGGGCAAAGACCTGGGCCCCGGCCGTGGCCAGGGCGGCGGGCGCTGGTACAGCGTGGGCCGATTGAACTACAGCATGAAGGACCGCAAGCTGGTGGACACCGTGGTGGGCTTCGAGTACGACAGCTGCTGCTGGATCGGCCGCGTGGTGCTGGAGCGCCTGCAAAGCAGCGTGACCAGCTCCAACACGCGCCTGCTGTTCCAGATCGAATTCGTGGGCTTCTCCCGCCTGAGCCTGGGTTCCAGCCCGCTCGACTCCTTCAAGCAAAATGTGCCGCGTTACCAGAACCTGCGCGAGCAGGTCTCCACGCCCAGCCGCTTCAGCAACTACGACTAG
- a CDS encoding aminoglycoside phosphotransferase family protein, producing MSHPIPPSPAGQPLGATVAAPAAPAAPTHVSWPDAARRAAFDAWLAPLVGPHQLLPDTLRPASADASFRRYLRIDTGTGASRIVMDAPPDKENCKPFVQVQGLMAVAGLNVPQILAFDEPTGFMLLSDLGHQTVIERLNPEKPRDAYAWYQQATDVLLQWQKASAPGVLPAYDEPLLRRELALFPDWYLAKHRAIALDDKQQATLQGAFDAIVAHNLAAPQVYVHRDFMTRNLMAPVEAGAPLGVLDFQDAVYGPITYDIASLLRDAFISWEEEFVIDITVRYWEKARKAGLLGANSASGWGDDFGEFYRAVEWMGLQRHLKVAGIFARLTLRDGKPKYLADAPRFIAYIRATANRYRQLGPLLKMLDQIEGTEPVVGFAYGRM from the coding sequence ATGAGCCACCCCATCCCCCCATCGCCCGCTGGCCAGCCCCTGGGCGCCACCGTGGCCGCACCAGCTGCGCCCGCCGCCCCCACCCACGTCAGCTGGCCTGATGCCGCCCGCCGTGCGGCCTTTGACGCCTGGCTGGCCCCCCTGGTGGGACCGCACCAGTTGCTGCCTGACACCCTGCGCCCCGCGTCGGCCGACGCCAGCTTCCGCCGCTATCTGCGCATCGACACGGGCACGGGCGCCAGCCGCATCGTGATGGATGCGCCGCCCGACAAGGAAAACTGCAAGCCCTTTGTGCAGGTGCAGGGCCTGATGGCCGTCGCCGGGCTGAACGTGCCCCAGATCTTGGCGTTTGATGAGCCCACCGGCTTCATGCTGCTGTCCGACCTGGGCCACCAGACCGTGATCGAGCGGCTGAACCCCGAAAAACCCCGGGACGCCTACGCCTGGTACCAGCAGGCCACCGATGTGCTGCTGCAGTGGCAAAAGGCGTCCGCCCCCGGCGTGCTGCCCGCCTACGACGAGCCGCTGCTGCGCCGCGAACTGGCGCTGTTCCCCGACTGGTACCTCGCCAAGCACCGCGCCATCGCCCTGGACGACAAACAGCAGGCCACGCTGCAAGGCGCCTTTGATGCCATCGTGGCCCACAACCTGGCAGCCCCGCAGGTCTATGTGCACCGCGACTTCATGACCCGCAACCTGATGGCACCTGTAGAAGCAGGCGCGCCCCTGGGCGTGCTGGACTTCCAGGACGCGGTCTACGGCCCCATCACTTACGACATCGCCAGCCTGCTGCGCGACGCGTTCATCAGCTGGGAAGAAGAATTCGTCATCGACATTACCGTGCGTTACTGGGAGAAGGCGCGCAAGGCCGGACTGCTGGGCGCCAACAGCGCCAGCGGCTGGGGCGATGACTTTGGCGAGTTCTACCGCGCGGTGGAATGGATGGGCCTGCAGCGGCACCTCAAGGTCGCGGGCATTTTTGCGCGGCTGACGCTGCGCGACGGCAAGCCCAAGTACCTGGCCGATGCGCCCCGGTTCATTGCGTACATCCGCGCCACGGCCAACCGCTACCGGCAGCTGGGGCCGCTGCTCAAGATGCTGGACCAGATCGAAGGCACCGAGCCCGTGGTGGGCTTTGCGTACGGCCGCATGTAG
- a CDS encoding 16S rRNA (uracil(1498)-N(3))-methyltransferase, with the protein MPRFHCPAPLATGAELDLPPGAARHVQVLRLQPGDGITLFHGGQGAGDPGGEFDATVVKMGRSDVRVLVGAHHAIEREAPRAVHLLAGITANERMDWLVEKATELGVASITPLVAERSVLKLKGERADKKIAHWQAVAVAACEQCGRNRVPVVHPAIDLAGWLRSPGQGVTLPEAQDTQNAARRLLLSLRPGTVPLREATGSGDAQRPMLFLSGPEGGLSPAEEDLALQHGFAPVTLGPRVLRAETAPLAALAALTL; encoded by the coding sequence ATGCCCCGTTTCCATTGCCCGGCTCCCCTCGCCACCGGCGCCGAGCTGGACCTGCCCCCGGGCGCCGCACGCCATGTGCAGGTGCTGCGCCTGCAGCCCGGTGACGGCATCACCCTGTTCCACGGCGGCCAGGGCGCGGGCGACCCCGGTGGCGAGTTCGACGCCACCGTCGTCAAGATGGGCCGCAGCGATGTGCGCGTGCTCGTGGGCGCACACCACGCCATCGAGCGCGAGGCGCCCCGCGCCGTGCACCTGCTGGCCGGCATCACCGCCAACGAGCGCATGGACTGGCTGGTCGAAAAAGCCACCGAGCTTGGCGTGGCCAGCATCACCCCGCTGGTGGCCGAGCGCAGCGTGCTCAAGCTCAAGGGCGAGCGCGCCGACAAGAAGATCGCCCACTGGCAGGCCGTGGCCGTGGCCGCCTGCGAACAATGCGGCCGCAACCGTGTGCCCGTGGTGCACCCCGCCATCGACCTGGCGGGCTGGCTGCGTTCACCAGGGCAGGGCGTAACGCTCCCGGAAGCCCAGGACACCCAAAACGCCGCCCGACGCCTGCTGCTGTCGCTGCGGCCCGGCACCGTGCCGCTGCGTGAAGCCACAGGCAGCGGCGATGCCCAGCGCCCCATGCTATTCCTCTCCGGCCCCGAGGGTGGCCTGAGCCCTGCGGAAGAAGACCTGGCGCTGCAACACGGCTTCGCCCCCGTCACGCTGGGCCCGCGCGTGCTGCGCGCGGAGACGGCCCCGCTGGCCGCCTTGGCCGCTCTCACGCTGTAG
- a CDS encoding diguanylate cyclase encodes MRPPARWQRLKDVILSTDPRRRTLVGMALLALTLMAGSAGVMLLVAHSSTSVDQTAVQWWAALSVGGLVVMTAFIRSGETARLRDPSLTIPQMVWTITSGAVAYVLAGDARGLVPSVLAMILFFGTFGLTVAEVIGIGVYALLAFASAIGVSSRFNANASGYLDTAYALMVLIVLSGCIALNLRIQRIRAKLQQQREALAQALEVNRELATRDELTGLINRRAMLDLMALEHRRSLRSGRPLLLAQLDIDHFKPINDQHGHAAGDRALQAFAGTVRASVRDTDVLARWGGEEFVLMLTDTSADHARELLERIRQAVQALEIAHSAGSLQLTVSIGLAQHLPGDTVEHTLERADQALYHAKALGRNRVVVAPATHRPVASGTSARA; translated from the coding sequence TTGCGCCCACCCGCCCGCTGGCAGCGCCTCAAGGATGTGATCCTCTCCACCGACCCCCGGCGGCGCACGCTGGTGGGCATGGCCTTGCTGGCGCTCACGCTGATGGCAGGCAGCGCCGGGGTGATGCTGCTGGTGGCGCATTCCAGCACCTCCGTGGACCAGACCGCAGTGCAATGGTGGGCCGCACTGTCGGTGGGCGGCCTGGTGGTCATGACGGCCTTCATCCGCTCGGGCGAAACCGCCCGCCTGCGCGACCCCTCGCTCACCATCCCGCAAATGGTCTGGACCATCACTAGCGGTGCGGTGGCCTATGTGCTGGCAGGCGATGCGCGCGGGCTGGTGCCCAGCGTGCTGGCGATGATCCTGTTCTTCGGCACCTTCGGCCTCACGGTGGCTGAGGTGATCGGCATTGGCGTGTATGCGCTGCTGGCCTTTGCCAGCGCCATCGGCGTCAGCTCCCGCTTCAATGCCAATGCCTCGGGCTACCTGGACACCGCCTATGCGCTGATGGTGCTCATCGTGCTCAGCGGCTGCATTGCGCTGAACCTGCGCATCCAGCGCATCCGCGCCAAGCTGCAGCAGCAGCGCGAGGCACTGGCCCAGGCGCTCGAAGTCAACCGCGAACTGGCCACCCGCGACGAGCTGACGGGCCTCATCAACCGCCGCGCCATGCTCGACCTGATGGCGCTGGAGCACCGCCGCAGCCTGCGCAGTGGCCGCCCGCTGCTGCTGGCGCAGCTGGACATCGACCACTTCAAGCCCATCAACGACCAGCACGGCCACGCTGCCGGCGACCGCGCGCTGCAGGCCTTTGCGGGCACGGTGCGCGCCAGCGTGCGCGACACCGACGTGCTGGCCCGCTGGGGAGGCGAGGAGTTTGTGCTGATGCTCACCGACACCTCGGCAGACCATGCGCGCGAGTTGCTCGAACGCATTCGCCAGGCCGTGCAGGCGCTGGAGATTGCCCACAGCGCAGGCTCGCTGCAGCTCACCGTGTCCATCGGCCTGGCCCAGCACCTGCCGGGCGACACCGTGGAGCACACACTCGAACGCGCCGACCAGGCGCTGTACCACGCCAAGGCCCTGGGCCGCAACCGCGTGGTGGTGGCGCCGGCCACCCACCGCCCCGTGGCCTCTGGGACTAGCGCACGGGCTTGA
- a CDS encoding DUF3617 domain-containing protein encodes MHTPTHRALAVVLSATVLGPGLWATAHAQTQKLRPGLWENSVTMKSQSGQLEAAMAQMQKSMASLTPAQRKQMEQAMAQQGVSMGPSGNTVKVCISPEQADLDRIPAQEGCTQNVQRTGPNAVAMTFSCKGTQGQPPTTGEGTMTFQGSTAYTGNFKVKTTSNGKPEQIDMVQNGKWLAADCGEIKPVR; translated from the coding sequence ATGCACACCCCCACCCACCGCGCTCTCGCCGTTGTCCTTTCCGCCACCGTGCTCGGGCCCGGGCTTTGGGCCACGGCCCACGCCCAGACGCAGAAGCTGCGGCCCGGCCTGTGGGAGAACAGCGTGACCATGAAAAGCCAGAGCGGCCAGCTGGAGGCCGCGATGGCGCAGATGCAGAAGTCCATGGCCAGCCTGACGCCTGCGCAGCGCAAGCAGATGGAACAGGCCATGGCCCAGCAGGGTGTGAGCATGGGCCCCAGCGGCAACACCGTGAAGGTCTGCATCAGCCCCGAGCAGGCCGACCTGGACCGCATCCCGGCGCAGGAAGGCTGCACGCAGAACGTGCAACGCACGGGCCCCAATGCGGTGGCCATGACGTTCAGCTGCAAGGGCACTCAAGGCCAGCCGCCCACCACGGGCGAGGGCACGATGACCTTCCAGGGGTCCACGGCCTACACGGGCAATTTCAAGGTCAAGACCACGTCCAACGGCAAGCCCGAGCAGATCGACATGGTGCAGAACGGCAAGTGGCTGGCCGCGGACTGCGGCGAGATCAAGCCCGTGCGCTAG
- a CDS encoding acyl-CoA dehydrogenase family protein, translated as MDFALSPLALALRDRLLAFMDRYLLPYNAAWHASVAAGDYPPPFVEDLKALAREEGLWNLFLPTLRDDEPGTRLSNLDYAPLAEAMGRLPWAAEVFNCHAPDTGNIELLHRFATPAQRTRWLVPLLNGQMRSAFAMSEPDVASSDPTNLQTTVRREGDDLVLSGRKWFITGAAHPQCQLLIVLCRNADADSEEGHHRHSMVLVPVNTPGVQIVRNISVLHHHAPEGHCEILLRSVRVPADYLLGDWGAGFAMAQARLGPGRVHHCMRTIGQCELALSLATERALERTAFGKPLADQANVQEWLAESRIEIDQARLLVLHAAWLLDQGGAADARTVRAQVAAIKVVAARLQQRVVDRAMQIFGAMGLSPDTPLAAFWTWGRALRLMDGPDEVHLRTVARHELAQARAGLGASAAYFTTPEQLRAPPHLSA; from the coding sequence ATGGACTTCGCACTCTCCCCCCTGGCCCTTGCACTGCGTGATCGCCTGCTGGCTTTCATGGACCGCTATCTGCTGCCCTACAACGCCGCTTGGCACGCGTCCGTGGCGGCGGGCGACTACCCGCCGCCGTTTGTCGAAGACCTCAAGGCGCTGGCGCGTGAGGAGGGCCTGTGGAACCTCTTCTTGCCCACGCTGCGCGACGACGAGCCGGGCACGCGCCTGTCCAACCTGGACTACGCGCCGCTGGCCGAGGCCATGGGCCGCCTGCCCTGGGCGGCCGAGGTGTTCAACTGCCATGCGCCAGACACCGGCAACATTGAGCTGCTGCACCGCTTTGCCACGCCCGCCCAGCGCACCCGCTGGCTGGTGCCGTTGCTGAACGGCCAGATGCGATCGGCCTTTGCGATGAGCGAGCCCGATGTGGCCTCGTCCGACCCTACCAACCTGCAAACCACGGTGCGGCGCGAGGGCGATGACCTGGTGCTCAGCGGCCGCAAGTGGTTCATCACCGGTGCCGCGCACCCGCAGTGCCAGTTGCTCATCGTGCTGTGCCGCAACGCAGATGCCGACAGTGAAGAAGGCCACCATCGCCACAGCATGGTGCTGGTGCCGGTGAACACACCAGGTGTGCAGATCGTGCGCAACATCTCCGTGCTGCACCACCACGCCCCGGAGGGGCATTGCGAGATTTTGCTGCGCAGCGTGCGCGTGCCTGCGGACTACCTGCTGGGCGATTGGGGCGCGGGCTTTGCGATGGCGCAGGCGCGCCTGGGGCCGGGCCGCGTGCACCACTGCATGCGCACCATTGGCCAGTGCGAGCTGGCGCTCTCCCTGGCCACCGAGCGCGCGCTGGAGCGCACGGCGTTCGGCAAGCCGCTGGCCGATCAGGCCAACGTGCAGGAATGGCTGGCCGAGTCGCGCATCGAGATCGACCAGGCGCGCCTGCTGGTGCTGCATGCGGCCTGGCTGCTGGACCAGGGCGGCGCTGCTGATGCGCGCACCGTGCGTGCCCAGGTCGCCGCCATCAAGGTGGTGGCCGCGCGCCTGCAGCAGCGCGTGGTGGACCGGGCCATGCAGATCTTTGGCGCGATGGGCCTCTCGCCCGACACGCCGCTGGCCGCCTTCTGGACCTGGGGCCGCGCGCTGCGGCTGATGGACGGGCCCGACGAGGTGCACCTGCGCACTGTGGCGCGCCACGAGCTGGCGCAGGCGCGCGCGGGCCTGGGGGCATCGGCGGCGTACTTCACCACCCCCGAGCAGCTGCGCGCGCCGCCGCATCTGAGCGCCTGA
- a CDS encoding SOS response-associated peptidase — translation MSTHYETLQHADTYREAFAVEPPAALGERHLWPRKPGFFIVHAATATALAQGPASIVSAVEEAAPTTASDTPSDAASTRVLVPAQWGLVPHWVKSASDAKLRAPKLVNAKSDLASTGTAFRDAWLNGQRCIVPMVAFYEDDLRSGKAVPTRVARVDGKPMGVAGLWARWQGAGAESGEVIISYCLLTVNANNHALLHRYGQPGSEKSMPAILNEGAYDAWLTARPDKAKEFMRQYAAEKLTANPVEKKADKVPKGWLG, via the coding sequence ATGAGTACCCACTACGAAACCCTGCAGCACGCCGACACCTACCGCGAGGCGTTTGCGGTCGAGCCCCCTGCGGCGCTGGGTGAACGCCACCTGTGGCCCCGCAAGCCGGGCTTTTTCATCGTGCATGCAGCAACGGCCACCGCCCTGGCCCAAGGGCCGGCCAGCATAGTCAGTGCGGTTGAAGAGGCTGCCCCCACGACGGCTTCAGACACCCCGAGCGACGCCGCTTCCACCCGGGTGCTGGTGCCCGCGCAATGGGGCCTGGTGCCGCACTGGGTCAAGTCGGCATCCGACGCCAAGCTGCGCGCGCCCAAGCTGGTCAACGCCAAGTCCGACCTGGCCTCCACCGGCACCGCGTTCCGCGACGCGTGGCTGAACGGCCAGCGCTGCATCGTGCCGATGGTGGCGTTTTATGAAGACGACCTGCGCAGCGGCAAGGCCGTGCCCACCCGCGTTGCGCGCGTGGACGGCAAGCCGATGGGCGTGGCGGGCCTGTGGGCGCGCTGGCAGGGCGCAGGGGCCGAGTCAGGCGAGGTGATCATCAGCTACTGCCTGCTCACGGTGAACGCCAACAACCATGCCCTGCTGCACCGCTACGGCCAGCCCGGCAGCGAAAAGAGCATGCCCGCCATCCTGAACGAAGGCGCCTACGACGCCTGGCTCACGGCCCGGCCCGACAAGGCCAAGGAGTTCATGCGCCAGTACGCGGCAGAAAAACTCACCGCCAATCCCGTGGAGAAAAAGGCCGACAAGGTGCCCAAGGGCTGGCTGGGTTGA